ATTTTCTACCCTTAAGGGCATTTGGTATGATACATGTCCTCACCTTTTCTATTTTTGAAATAAGATCAAACAACATCTACCTATACTAATTTTAACTATATCAAGTAAACTTAATTAATTCAACTTGAAATTTTTTATAATAATGCACCTATATCTAATATCAATGTTACCAAACCATTACCTAGTATAGTAGCACCAATATATTGATCTAAGTTCTTAAGTGTTTTTCCTAAAGGCTTAATAACTATTTCTTGTTGTCCATGCAATGAATCAACTAATAAACCTATAGTCTTATCACCTACATTTACTATTATAACAAATTTCTTATTAGTTTCGCTAGCCTCTATATCTAAAGTTTCATTTAATCTTATTAATGGAATTACATTTTCCCTATAAACAATAACTTCTTTTCCATTACTTCTCTTTATATTTTCTTCTTTATAATCAATTACTCTATCGATAAAGCCTAATGAAATTGCCAATGTTTCTTCTCCAACTTTTACAAGTAAAGCTTGTATTATTTGCAGTGTAAGCGGAAGCTTAATTACAAATGTTGAACCTTTTCCTTCTTCACTTAATACATCAACAGTTCCTCCAAGTGCTGCAATTTTTGTCTTAACGACATCCATTCCAACTCCTCTACCAGAAATATCTGTTACTACATCATTTGTACTAAAGCCTTGTGCAAAAATTAGATTCTTAATATCATTTTCTGACATTCCTTCTGTATTAATCCCCTTTTGCTCCGCTTTAGCTTTAACTTTTTCTACATTAATTCCTGCACCATCATCGATTACCTTAATTAATGCTTTAGTTCCTTCTTGATACGCTACTAGCTTAACAGTCCCAACTGGTGATTTACCTTGCGCAACTCTCTTTTCCACTGATTCTATTCCATGGTCAGCTGCATTTCTTAATAAATGTATTAATGGTTCACCTATTTCATCTATTACTGTCCTATCAAGTTCAGTATCAGCACCTTCTATAATGAAATTAATTTCTTTATTTAATTCTACTGATACGTCTCTAATCATTCTTGGGAATCTATTAAATACTGTATCTAATGGTAACATTCTAATTTTCATAACTAAATCTTGAAGATCTGATGTTGTTCTTCCAACTTGTTCTAAAGTTTCATTTAATTCTTGTGATTTTTGAACATTTACAATCTGTTCCAATCTAGTCCTGTAAATTACAAGTTCAGAAACCATATTCATTAAATTATCTATTCTTTCCAAATCTACCCTGACAGATTGATGTGCTTTTTTAACTTCTTTCTTAGGTCCTGCTTTCTTAGCTGTTTCTTTCTTAGCTTCCGCCTTTGGTTCTACTGACTTTTCTTCAACTGGTTTTACTACTTCTTGTTTTACAGTTTCCTCTTTAACAGGAACTTCTTGCTTAGCAGGTGCCTCTTTTTCATCAATTTCTTTTAGAGCCACATCAATACCCTCAAAGCTAATTAATGTCGCTTCAACTTTAGATACTTCAGAAATACTATTCACAACAGATAAAATTTCATCTACACTGTTTTTAGTTACTAATATGAATTTTAATTCAAAATCAAATTCCTCATTTTCAATTTCTTGTGTTGATGGTTCTGATTTTAATATTTCGCCATGTTCTTCAAGATCTTTAACAATTAAAAATGCTCTTGCAGATTTTAACAACGTGTTTTCACTTAAAGTAACCACTATCTCAATTGAATTAAAGCCCTTTTCTTTTGCTTGTTTGATTACAGATGAATCATATTGATTTAATTGTAAATCAATAGCTGATGCAGACTTTTGTTCATCTTTTTTATCTTCAACTGCACTATTT
The window above is part of the Clostridium saccharoperbutylacetonicum N1-4(HMT) genome. Proteins encoded here:
- a CDS encoding chemotaxis protein CheA; this translates as MDTSQYMSMFLEESLDNLQTLNESLLDLEQNPEDTDKVNEIFRVAHTIKGMAATMGFTDLAELTHKMEDVLAEFREGELKVTQDVVTVLFDCLDTLEKMVDNVQEGSDEKIDIDGIMKALTDIKNNGNSAVEDKKDEQKSASAIDLQLNQYDSSVIKQAKEKGFNSIEIVVTLSENTLLKSARAFLIVKDLEEHGEILKSEPSTQEIENEEFDFELKFILVTKNSVDEILSVVNSISEVSKVEATLISFEGIDVALKEIDEKEAPAKQEVPVKEETVKQEVVKPVEEKSVEPKAEAKKETAKKAGPKKEVKKAHQSVRVDLERIDNLMNMVSELVIYRTRLEQIVNVQKSQELNETLEQVGRTTSDLQDLVMKIRMLPLDTVFNRFPRMIRDVSVELNKEINFIIEGADTELDRTVIDEIGEPLIHLLRNAADHGIESVEKRVAQGKSPVGTVKLVAYQEGTKALIKVIDDGAGINVEKVKAKAEQKGINTEGMSENDIKNLIFAQGFSTNDVVTDISGRGVGMDVVKTKIAALGGTVDVLSEEGKGSTFVIKLPLTLQIIQALLVKVGEETLAISLGFIDRVIDYKEENIKRSNGKEVIVYRENVIPLIRLNETLDIEASETNKKFVIIVNVGDKTIGLLVDSLHGQQEIVIKPLGKTLKNLDQYIGATILGNGLVTLILDIGALL